From Paenibacillus sp. FSL H8-0537:
GCCTCATTTTTCGCACAGCTGCGCTTTCGCCGTCCAGATGCGGCACTTCTGCAACCGCTTGGGCATAGCGGTCGCCGATATAATCAAGCGGCTTAATCCATTTTTTTACATCCGGAGCGAGTAGACTCGCGCGCATATCAGAGGCGAGCGACCATGGAAAGGTGGACGCATTCAGCGCATCCTCGCGGTGGAACCATGGATAGCCGCCAAAAATTTCATCGGCCGCTTCACCAGAAATGGCGACGGTCGCTTCTTTTTTGATTTCACGGCAAAACAAAAGCAGCGAAGCATCGACGTCCGCCATGCCTGGCAGGTCACGGGCGAAGGTGGCATCGCGCAAAGCGGCTACCAGCTCCGGCGTATCAAACTGCACCGGGTGATGGATGGTATCAAGGTAGGTGGTCATCCGCTCGATCCATGGGGCATCGCTGTTCGGCTGAAAGGCATGAGCCTTAAAATGCTTGGCATTATCCGCATAATCAACGGAAAACGTATGGACGCTTCCTTGCTTTGTCTGCTCATAATATTGCACCGCAAGCGTCGTCAAGGCGCTGGAATCCAGTCCGCCAGACAGCAGGGTGCACACCGGGACATCCGACACGAGCTGGCGCTCGGTTGTATCACGAAGCAGGTCGCGGACATGCTCGGCCGTTTCTTGAACATTTTCCGTATGGGGCGAGCTTTCGAGGCTCCAATATTTTGTTCGTCGGATCCCCGCTTGAGACACCGTCATGCACTCTGCTGGCAGCAGCTCGGTAATATGCTTATAGACGCCTTGACCGGGCGTTCTCGCAGGGCCAAGTATAAACAGCTCGGCAAGCCCTTCTGCGCCAACCTCCGGCAGCACGTCAGGATGGGCCAAAATCGCCTTTGGTTCTGATCCGAACAAAAATAGCCCGTTTGCCTGACTGATAAACAAGGGTTTGACGCCAAGTCTGTCACGGGCCAAAAAAAGCTCCTGCTCCTCCACATTCCATATCGCAAAGGCGAAGATGCCATTAAAGCGTTCTACGCAAGCTTTGCCCCATTCCATAAAAGCATGGAGCAGCACCTCTGTATCGCATGTCGTTGTAAATTTACTTCCAGCCGCCTCCAATTCCTTGCGCAGCTCTCCTGCGTTGTATAACTCGCCATTATAGACGATGACAAATAAATCATCATCTTCGGTGCGCCGAATCATCGGCTGGGCGCCATTTTCCGGATCGATAACGCTGAGCCGCCGGTGTCCAAGCGCACAATGCGCTGATATCCATGTGCCAGAGGCGTCAGGGCCGCGAAGCTCAAGTGTTTTTGTCATTTTTTCCAAAATGCTGCTGTCTTGGGTCAGATCGCGCGTCCAATCAATCCAGCCGGTTATTCCACACATTGCCCTCATCCCTCTCTTTGCAGGACTCCAGTCGCGATAATAATAGTCATATGCTGAAAAAAGGCATAAAATGTCTGTCCATCTGGGGAAGCTAAGGATGGCGGCGCGGCAAGCAGCTGTGATTATGGCATTAATTCGGAAGGGAGTGTCAGCTTGCATATGAGACAAGGCGATGAATTAGATCATACCCGCCGAAAATATTATGTATCCGTCCAGGCAGGGCAAATTCTTGAGGATCAAGGCGCTGCAGCCTATGAGCTGGAGATTATGGCAAACGAACGGGAGTTTATCCGCTTGCAGGAGCTATTTGAGGAGCTTTCGAGCATGGATGAATTGCAGACGTTCCATTTTGCCAAAACGCCGTTCAGCCCAGCCAGTGATGAAGAAATGAATTACGGGTACGATTCTTTAATTGTGCAAATTTATGGGCTATTGCATGAGTATGGCACAGAAGCAACGAAACTCCATATTAAGCAGATGGGACTGCCG
This genomic window contains:
- the asnB gene encoding asparagine synthase (glutamine-hydrolyzing); its protein translation is MCGITGWIDWTRDLTQDSSILEKMTKTLELRGPDASGTWISAHCALGHRRLSVIDPENGAQPMIRRTEDDDLFVIVYNGELYNAGELRKELEAAGSKFTTTCDTEVLLHAFMEWGKACVERFNGIFAFAIWNVEEQELFLARDRLGVKPLFISQANGLFLFGSEPKAILAHPDVLPEVGAEGLAELFILGPARTPGQGVYKHITELLPAECMTVSQAGIRRTKYWSLESSPHTENVQETAEHVRDLLRDTTERQLVSDVPVCTLLSGGLDSSALTTLAVQYYEQTKQGSVHTFSVDYADNAKHFKAHAFQPNSDAPWIERMTTYLDTIHHPVQFDTPELVAALRDATFARDLPGMADVDASLLLFCREIKKEATVAISGEAADEIFGGYPWFHREDALNASTFPWSLASDMRASLLAPDVKKWIKPLDYIGDRYAQAVAEVPHLDGESAAVRKMRQMSYLNITRFMPTLLDRKDRMSMAAGLEVRVPFCDHRLVQYVWNIPWDIKTSGDREKGILRKALRGVLPDDVLTRKKSPYPKTHNPNYLAAVKGLLLDVLNDSSSPLLPLIDVKKVRELAESADASSNIPWFGQLMSGPQLFAYLYQTNLWLKEYGITIK